The genome window TTATCAAAAAGTTTAATGCAAAAAGTGTTAACTATCTCATGACATGTTCTATTGGTTGTTGCTATACTTTGTCTGCATGTCTTGAGTTTCTGAAATTAACTTGAGGGACAAACTTTTCTTGCAAAGGCTTCAATTTATGCGAACGCCTTTATCCGGAGAGTTTGACCTAGAACTGTTGCTGTTGGAGAAGTGTTCCTTTTTGATACATCTTTCTGTTTGCATGATGAAGAGTAGAGGAGCTTAACTATTTTTGCATGCCTTCGAGTGTAGTCGAGCTATATGAGAGAGCCTCGTTTATTTCCTAGTGGTTGACATCGCATTCCTCTTTTCAACAGGGACATCACTACCACATTCCCGAGCTTTGTGTTTCATTCAAGAGTTGAGGACACCTGATTGCAGATTGGGTTTTTTGAGTTTATTAGGCGGTTACGTAGAAAGTTTGGTTTGTTATTAAATGCGCAGTGCCTGCCCTGACCTTGATAATCAGCTTATTGGCTCGTTTGTTTCAGTATTGACATTTGATACATAAGATTTGTGGGTTTGATTCTTTTGCTCCTTGAGTTAGACGCCTTGATGCCTGGATTGGTAGCAGTTTTCAGAGCTTTTCGCCAAGAACTAGATAAAATTTTCATAATCTTGAACCCAGTATGATAAAAACTGAAAAAGTTTCATATAaaagtaagtgctcaaacagtTGGTGACGAAATTAGTCACACAAGAGCTTCCCATTAACTAAAACCAAACTATAAGCTACTGGACTGAAAAAGCAAACTCGGACTCAAAAGTATTGCTACTGCAGGAGCTTGAAGAACATGATAATAAAGTTGATAAGACTCGTTCAATGATGGCAACGCAATTTCCAGAAAAGATCAGCTTGCAACCAATCCACTGTCATGCGGTAAGCCTCCTGTGTTAAATGAATTCCATCCCAGCTGACGTATCTTTCGGGATCACGGCAAGCCTTAACGCCTGGAAATCCACACATTCGCGTCTCATTGAAGTTGTACAGCCCTCCAACTCCACAACAAGCTTTGTGCAGCTCAAAACCTAAAAGACAAAACAAATCAGACGACCAGATGTGGATGCTTCAGATGCCCCTTTCTCCTACTGGAAATAATTCGTTTCTTTTAAGAATTCAAAATGGTAAATGCCAACTAAACATACCTGTAGTTTCACCTAGTTTGAGAAGCTGTTCATATGCAGCGTAGTAGTCTCCATAGACGATTGTTACATATGGGTACTTGTCTTGCAGCTCAGCAATCGCCTTCTTCAGGCGATCATTGTGGAAAGTTGCAAAGCTATTCAATAGCCATATGCAATGATTCTCGTCGAACTCGTCTACCTCACTTTCTAGCCCAAACTTTGTAAGATAAATTGGCAGACATCCCATTGGAAAGTTCCCAGGAACCACTATTGTCCTTGCTCCAAAACTAATGACTTTCTGAAATACAGCAttgaaagaaaaggagaagCAATTAGAAGCAAGAGAATTCAAAGCAGCAAGAGTGCTAATAACAATAGGAGGGGCCTGCAAAAGCTAACCTCAACAGCATGCTTAATTTTGGCAACAACTAGAGGTACCAACTCTTGAATTCTAAGCGTATCTCTAGCCTCATCAAAGTACTGAAGGAATGCATAATTATAATCGTTGCCTCCGATTTCACCCACCATAAATAGAGCGTTTTGAAGCATCCTTTCACAATctgttaaacaaaaaaaaaaaaaaagggacaaaaTTCAATgtcatgccaaaaaaaaaaaagtaaataaaagttgaaaaaaaagtTGAATGGCTGTCACGATCGAATGCACGACgcatatataaaatttgaatataCCGTTGTGACAAAATTTGTGAAAGTGATCTTTCATCCACTGAAGCTGTACGTCAAGGGAACTGTTGGTCGCTGGATTTCTAACATGATGACGAGCGAGAACAGCTGATGATAGTGCCGTAGCACCGGCTACGGCAAAATTTGCTCCATGCTCAAAATCTGCCTTTGTATCCTTGATCGGATTCAGGAGAGGTAGACCCAGCGCCTGGGCTGTGTTAAAACAGcgatccaaacaaatattgaGTTAGCGGATGTGATTATGACAGCCTACGTAAACAAAAGGCATAATACACTTTGGTTTGGTAGCCCAAACATAAAAACTAAGTAGACATCGACGATGAATCACCACTAGGAACATCAGCGGTAGATTGCAGATAAACATCATGCTGCAGGGTTAACCAGTATGACTAAATGGATAATTAGGGCAAGAATTGTGCATTGTTTTCAGTTAAGGCAGCCAAGAACTGGAATAATAATATTCTGGATAATTTACAGTCTAAATTTCCTTGTAACACACCAAACGGCGATAGTTCGAATTCTTTCCATCATGCATGCAACTCATTGGCATCTACGTCCTCCACGCAAATTATttattacaaaataaaaaaaaagaaagaaagaaagaaatcctTTACCAG of Coffea arabica cultivar ET-39 chromosome 5c, Coffea Arabica ET-39 HiFi, whole genome shotgun sequence contains these proteins:
- the LOC140007884 gene encoding GDSL esterase/lipase At5g03980-like isoform X2; its protein translation is MIDYIAQALGLPLLNPIKDTKADFEHGANFAVAGATALSSAVLARHHVRNPATNSSLDVQLQWMKDHFHKFCHNDCERMLQNALFMVGEIGGNDYNYAFLQYFDEARDTLRIQELVPLVVAKIKHAVEKVISFGARTIVVPGNFPMGCLPIYLTKFGLESEVDEFDENHCIWLLNSFATFHNDRLKKAIAELQDKYPYVTIVYGDYYAAYEQLLKLGETTGFELHKACCGVGGLYNFNETRMCGFPGVKACRDPERYVSWDGIHLTQEAYRMTVDWLQADLFWKLRCHH
- the LOC140007884 gene encoding GDSL esterase/lipase At5g03980-like isoform X1; this translates as MGVKGTSIGAVFFVIASALLLLSPSPSADASPLLSACRFDQVYQLGDSISDTGNLIRESPLGAALPFARNPYGQTFSHHKATGRCSDGLLMIDYIAQALGLPLLNPIKDTKADFEHGANFAVAGATALSSAVLARHHVRNPATNSSLDVQLQWMKDHFHKFCHNDCERMLQNALFMVGEIGGNDYNYAFLQYFDEARDTLRIQELVPLVVAKIKHAVEKVISFGARTIVVPGNFPMGCLPIYLTKFGLESEVDEFDENHCIWLLNSFATFHNDRLKKAIAELQDKYPYVTIVYGDYYAAYEQLLKLGETTGFELHKACCGVGGLYNFNETRMCGFPGVKACRDPERYVSWDGIHLTQEAYRMTVDWLQADLFWKLRCHH